GTTCCAGGCGCGGCTGTCGGGGCGCATGGTCAAGCTCACGGGCTGTTCGCGCGGCTCGATCTGGGTGATTGAAAACGTTACCGAGGCGCTGCGCGCCGAAGAAGCTTTGCACCAGGCGAAAGAAGCGGCAGACGCCGCCAACCGCGCCAAGAGTGATTTTTTGGCCAACATGAGCCACGAGATTCGCACGCCCATGAACGCCATCATTGGCATGTCGCACCTGGCGCTCAAATCGGGGCTGGACGCGCGCCAGCATGGCTACGTCAGCAAAATCCAGCAGGCCGGTCAGCATCTGCTGGGGGTCATCAACGACATTTTGGATTTTTCCAAGATCGAGGCCGGCAAGCTGCAGCTCGACGCCCAGCCGTTTGCGCTCGACCGCCTGCTCGCCGGCGTGGTCGATGTGGTCGGCTACAAGGCCGGCGCCAAGGGGCTGGAGCTGGTGCTCGACGTGGCGCCCGATGTGCCGCAAAACCTGGTGGGTGATGCGCTGCGCATCGGCCAGGTGCTGATCAACTTTGCCAACAACGCCGTCAAGTTCACCGAGCGCGGTGAAATCACCCTGCTCGTGCGCCGGCAGGACAGCAGCGCGCCGGGCCAGGTGCTGCTGCGCTTTGAGGTGCAAGACAGCGGCATTGGCATCGCTGCCGAGCAGATGGGGCGCTTGTTCCAGAGTTTTGAGCAGGCCGACAGCTCCACCACCCGGCGCTACGGCGGCACGGGCCTGGGGCTGGCCATTTGTCGCAAGCTCGCTGAGCTCATGGGCGGCAGCGTGGGCGCCGACAGCACGCCCGGCCAGGGCTCGCGCTTTTGGGCTGATTTGCCGCTGGCGCTGGGCGTTCCAGCCCCGCGCCGCGAGCTGCCGGCGGGCTGCTTGCAATCTGGGCGTGTGCTGGTGGTGGATGACAACGAGGCCGCCGCCCATGTGCTGTGCGACATGCTGCAGTCCCTGGGGTTGCAGACGCAGACGGTGCATTCCGGTGCCGAGGCCCTGATCGCCGTGCGCCAGGCGATGGATGCGGGGGCACCGCACAGCTTGCTGCTGCTCGATTGGCAGATGCCGGGCATGGACGGCATCGAGCTGGCGCGGCGCATTCGCGCGCTCAACATCGGCCCGGTGCCGCAGATGCTGATGGTCACCGCCTATGGCCGCGAGGAGGTTTTGCAGGCCGCGCGCCAGCAGGGCATAGACACGGTGCTCATCAAGCCCGTCAGCGCCTCGGTGCTGTTTGAAACCCTGGTGCAGCCCCTGGCCGCCATTGAGCCCCAGGCCGGCCACCGGGCCAGCCTGCAAGACCCGGCGCAGCAGGCGCTGCTCGAGCCGCTGCGCGGCGCGCGTGTGCTGCTGGTCGAAGACAACGACCTGAACCAGCTGGTGGCGCAGGAGCTGCTGCGCGATGCGGGCTTGCAGGTCGATCTGGCGGCCGACGGCCAGCAGGCCCTCGACGCCCTGGCGCAGCAAGACTACGACGTGGTGCTGATGGACATGCAAATGCCCGTGATGGACGGCGAAACCGCCACCCGCCGCTTGCGCCAGAACCCGCGCTGGGCCGATTTGCCCGTGATCGCCATGACCGCCAACGCCATGGACAGCGACCGCCAGCGCTGCCTGGCCGCCGGCATGAACGACCACGTCGCCAAGCCGATAGCGCCCGAGCAATTGTGGGCTGCGCTGCGGCGTTGGCTGCGTCCGGCGGCCCCGGTGGCGCCCATCCCAACGCCCGCTCCACCGCCAGCCCCCGCACCGATGGCCGCCGGCGCCGTCGATGCCTTGCTGCCCGCGCACCTGCCGGGCGTGGACATGCGCCAGGGCCTGCAGCGTGCGCTGGGGCGCCCGGCGCTGTATGCCGACATGCTGCGCCGCTTTGCACAGGGCCAGGCCCTGTGGGCGCACGATTTTGCAGCGGCCATGCAGGCGGGCGATGCGCGCCTGGCCGAGCGCCTGGCGCACACCCTGCGCTCGGTGGCCGGCAATATTGGCGCGCAGCCGCTGGCGCAGTACGCGCAGCAGCTCGAAAGCCTGCTGCGTGCTGCGGCCCCGGC
This DNA window, taken from Acidovorax sp. HDW3, encodes the following:
- a CDS encoding response regulator; its protein translation is MNQLLDKLFARRQRWLPGMALVLLLALLGAWLAVQTVEALLQAQRGQERTRLVNQTAQELLGKTSAGPLLAAAVQLGLDEPLLKGLALGHLPPDAPDALSRLALARVRSGAVDVYVLDQAGTVVAHDTEGEHATGFNLFSRPYLQQALHGRANVYAAQGRSTHVRGLYFTAPLYEGEDSSGAVIGAVVLKTSFVPIDTLLLRSGMTMLLLSPEGVAFAATRPEWQYAMRAPLSQERIDAVRALGQFGNHFDNNQAQALPFTQEATQALIGGKPYAIARQDIVWNDPGGPWRLVALDDVSALVPAALRWQVGVAAFLLLCVFGSLVFVMLRSRARMAAVLERFRVLGAALESSPVGVVITDPQGRIEWVNPHYEHNTGYRLREVQGQKPSVVASGQTPTHHYRAMWKALLAGQPWSGRFVNRRRDGSLYHDEATLSPVVDKRGQCIAIVGLHQDVTARIEAQQALECQQQELSELLDQHTAIFDNAPPILLVCDGAYRQVNPAFAELMGGQAQDMVGTPIARLFGSEDSYQAFNTMVVQGLAQRQAVQQVWPLQRLDGTQFQARLSGRMVKLTGCSRGSIWVIENVTEALRAEEALHQAKEAADAANRAKSDFLANMSHEIRTPMNAIIGMSHLALKSGLDARQHGYVSKIQQAGQHLLGVINDILDFSKIEAGKLQLDAQPFALDRLLAGVVDVVGYKAGAKGLELVLDVAPDVPQNLVGDALRIGQVLINFANNAVKFTERGEITLLVRRQDSSAPGQVLLRFEVQDSGIGIAAEQMGRLFQSFEQADSSTTRRYGGTGLGLAICRKLAELMGGSVGADSTPGQGSRFWADLPLALGVPAPRRELPAGCLQSGRVLVVDDNEAAAHVLCDMLQSLGLQTQTVHSGAEALIAVRQAMDAGAPHSLLLLDWQMPGMDGIELARRIRALNIGPVPQMLMVTAYGREEVLQAARQQGIDTVLIKPVSASVLFETLVQPLAAIEPQAGHRASLQDPAQQALLEPLRGARVLLVEDNDLNQLVAQELLRDAGLQVDLAADGQQALDALAQQDYDVVLMDMQMPVMDGETATRRLRQNPRWADLPVIAMTANAMDSDRQRCLAAGMNDHVAKPIAPEQLWAALRRWLRPAAPVAPIPTPAPPPAPAPMAAGAVDALLPAHLPGVDMRQGLQRALGRPALYADMLRRFAQGQALWAHDFAAAMQAGDARLAERLAHTLRSVAGNIGAQPLAQYAQQLESLLRAAAPAPQVVEVQAELQTLLAELQQALRQWQPALAPAPAAAAEVAQAAPLVTELRRLLCADDPAAVAYLERHSALFQALWGEHFQRVRGKTQAFEFEQALQSMDAAGTPP